A section of the Dehalobacter sp. DCM genome encodes:
- a CDS encoding 4Fe-4S binding protein, whose protein sequence is MKSLFSKPATAMYPVIKNDFFPNTRGNIQLDTNLCIFCGICSKRCPTGAIEVNKSDLKWEIDRTRCIVCNFCVEVCPKKCLTTQQQYTAPMTDIAGRIATSYKRDVNLGRS, encoded by the coding sequence ATGAAGAGTTTATTTAGTAAACCGGCAACAGCGATGTATCCAGTCATAAAAAATGATTTTTTTCCCAATACGCGTGGTAACATTCAACTAGATACTAATCTTTGCATATTCTGCGGAATCTGCAGCAAACGGTGTCCGACAGGAGCCATTGAAGTCAACAAATCAGATTTAAAATGGGAAATTGACCGGACTCGCTGTATTGTGTGTAATTTTTGTGTTGAAGTCTGTCCGAAAAAGTGTCTGACAACACAGCAACAGTATACTGCACCAATGACGGATATAGCTGGTAGAATAGCGACTTCCTATAAACGCGATGTTAATTTGGGAAGGTCATAA
- a CDS encoding ArsR/SmtB family transcription factor, with amino-acid sequence MRKKGLVERVCTYNKAISEPQRMKMIKIIGSKPKHTMTVSDIAAILGISQPAATNHLKILHAADLVERTRIGTSVFYSLNNDAVADYKQLMEHAFIKAYTPCPNNFQCNECEYAETCY; translated from the coding sequence ATGCGAAAAAAAGGACTAGTTGAAAGAGTTTGTACTTATAATAAAGCAATATCAGAGCCGCAGCGGATGAAAATGATAAAAATCATTGGCTCTAAACCAAAACATACCATGACGGTCAGCGATATTGCCGCTATTCTTGGCATTTCGCAGCCGGCCGCAACCAACCATCTGAAAATACTGCATGCTGCAGATCTGGTAGAAAGAACACGTATTGGTACAAGTGTCTTTTATTCCCTGAACAACGACGCTGTTGCAGATTATAAACAGCTCATGGAACATGCATTTATCAAAGCTTACACGCCTTGTCCCAATAATTTTCAATGCAACGAATGTGAATATGCCGAAACCTGTTATTAA